The region CGGGCACGCCGGCCAGGCTGTCGTTGGCGATCTCGTGCCAGGTGAGGATCTGCAGGGGATAGGCCCTGCTCTCGCCGTTCAGCTCGAGGGCGATCACCGGCTCCTGCGGGTCGAGCCAGTCCGCCGCTCAGGATGCGCTCCAGGGGGATCGCGGCCCTCGCCGGATCGATCTCCAAACCGGCCAGCGTGCGGTTGTCCTGAGCCGAGGCGAAGGCGGCGAGGACGATCAGGAAG is a window of Deinococcota bacterium DNA encoding:
- a CDS encoding DUF3179 domain-containing protein; the encoded protein is MIALELNGESRAYPLQILTWHEIANDSLAGVP